A stretch of Dermochelys coriacea isolate rDerCor1 chromosome 6, rDerCor1.pri.v4, whole genome shotgun sequence DNA encodes these proteins:
- the XRCC3 gene encoding DNA repair protein XRCC3 isoform X4 translates to MDWDQFDMNPKVIAAVKKANIKSIKEILNLSGADLQRLTKLSNMDVQCLLKTVSGMLRKSCVLTALQLYQDKDHCTSQHQKLSLGCSLLDSLLRGGIPVVGITELAGESSAGKTQISLQLCLSVQYPYEYGGLESGAVYICTEDVFPNKRLQQLIEQQHKFRVDVPPDIIQKIKFGNSVFIEHAADLSRQQLALLCWETTDTFYNCIAKRITLLLSRGMVRLVVIDSMAALFRCEFGAKDSVMKARYLQTFGAKLHSLSSRFRTPILCINQVTDAVDERDVAQSNFGLLHKNVSPALGLTWSNQLLMRLMASRITQSEQSPGGALQHTGSVLRTLSVVFAPHLPQSFCCYAVNLEGVKGVKVKTPL, encoded by the exons ATGGATTGGGACCAGTTTGACATGAATCCCAAAGTGATAGCTGCTGTTAAGAAAG CTAATATAAAATCAATAAAAGAGATTTTGAATCTTTCTGGAGCAGACTTGCAAAGGCTGACAAAACTGTCCAATATGGATGTACAGTGCTTACTGAAAACAGTCTCTGGTATGCTGAGGAAAAGCTGTGTGCTTACAG CACTTCAGCTGTACCAAGACAAAGATCACTGCACATCCCAACACCAGAAACTAAGCCTGGGTTGCTCACTACTAGATAGCTTATTAAGAGGTGGCATTCCTGTGGTGGGGATCACAGAACTTGCTGGTGAGAGCTCTGCTGGGAAGACTCAGATTAGTTTGCAGCTGTGCCTTTCTGTGCAGTATCCTTATGAATATGGAGGATTAGAATCTG gtgCTGTCTACATTTGCACAGAAGATGTTTTCCCAAATAAACGCTTGCAGCAACTGATTGAACAACAACATAAATTTAGGGTAGATGTTCCACCTGATatcatacagaaaataaaatttggaAACAGTGTTTTCATTGAGCATGCCGCAGACCTT TCCAGACAACAATTGGCCCTCCTATGTTGGGAAACAACG GACACCTTCTACAACTGCATTGCTAAAAGGATTACCTTACTGCTCTCAAGAGGCATGGTGCGTTTGGTGGTCATTGATTCTATGGCTGCTTTGTTTCGATGTGAATTTGGCGCAAAAGATTCAGTTATGAAAGCCAGATATCTGCAGACATTCGGAGCAAAACTTCACAGTTTAAGCAGTAGATTCAGAACTCCAATACTGTGCATTAATCAG GTAACGGATGCAGTGGATGAGAGAGATGTTGCTCAGAGCAATTTTGG CTTATTGCATAAGAACGTTTCTCCAGCACTTGGGCTAACCTGGTCCAACCAACTGTTGATGAGATTGATGGCCAGTCGAATAACACAATCAGAACAGTCACCTGGAGGTGCATTACAGCATACTGGAAGTGTTTTGAGGACTTTAAGCGTGGTTTTTGCTCCTCATCTCCCTCAGTCCTTTTGCTGCTATGCAGTAAATTTGGAAGGTGTGAAAGGAGTAAAAGTGAAAACTCCACTGTGA
- the XRCC3 gene encoding DNA repair protein XRCC3 isoform X6 translates to MTLARRAAPPLSYLRCGPRRALLRRHRQGKSPGSVLTTVLYQDMDWDQFDMNPKVIAAVKKANIKSIKEILNLSGADLQRLTKLSNMDVQCLLKTVSGMLRKSCVLTALQLYQDKDHCTSQHQKLSLGCSLLDSLLRGGIPVVGITELAGESSAGKTQISLQLCLSVQYPYEYGGLESGAVYICTEDVFPNKRLQQLIEQQHKFRVDVPPDIIQKIKFGNSVFIEHAADLVTDAVDERDVAQSNFGLLHKNVSPALGLTWSNQLLMRLMASRITQSEQSPGGALQHTGSVLRTLSVVFAPHLPQSFCCYAVNLEGVKGVKVKTPL, encoded by the exons ATGACGCTGGCGAGGCGGGCGGCGCCGCCGCTCTCCTACCTGCGCTGTGGGCCGCGCCGGGCCCTCCTCAGACGACACCGGCAAGG GAAATCACCAGGCTCTGTACTCACTACAGTACTATATCAAGACATGGATTGGGACCAGTTTGACATGAATCCCAAAGTGATAGCTGCTGTTAAGAAAG CTAATATAAAATCAATAAAAGAGATTTTGAATCTTTCTGGAGCAGACTTGCAAAGGCTGACAAAACTGTCCAATATGGATGTACAGTGCTTACTGAAAACAGTCTCTGGTATGCTGAGGAAAAGCTGTGTGCTTACAG CACTTCAGCTGTACCAAGACAAAGATCACTGCACATCCCAACACCAGAAACTAAGCCTGGGTTGCTCACTACTAGATAGCTTATTAAGAGGTGGCATTCCTGTGGTGGGGATCACAGAACTTGCTGGTGAGAGCTCTGCTGGGAAGACTCAGATTAGTTTGCAGCTGTGCCTTTCTGTGCAGTATCCTTATGAATATGGAGGATTAGAATCTG gtgCTGTCTACATTTGCACAGAAGATGTTTTCCCAAATAAACGCTTGCAGCAACTGATTGAACAACAACATAAATTTAGGGTAGATGTTCCACCTGATatcatacagaaaataaaatttggaAACAGTGTTTTCATTGAGCATGCCGCAGACCTT GTAACGGATGCAGTGGATGAGAGAGATGTTGCTCAGAGCAATTTTGG CTTATTGCATAAGAACGTTTCTCCAGCACTTGGGCTAACCTGGTCCAACCAACTGTTGATGAGATTGATGGCCAGTCGAATAACACAATCAGAACAGTCACCTGGAGGTGCATTACAGCATACTGGAAGTGTTTTGAGGACTTTAAGCGTGGTTTTTGCTCCTCATCTCCCTCAGTCCTTTTGCTGCTATGCAGTAAATTTGGAAGGTGTGAAAGGAGTAAAAGTGAAAACTCCACTGTGA
- the XRCC3 gene encoding DNA repair protein XRCC3 isoform X1 — translation MTLARRAAPPLSYLRCGPRRALLRRHRQGKSPGSVLTTVLYQDMDWDQFDMNPKVIAAVKKANIKSIKEILNLSGADLQRLTKLSNMDVQCLLKTVSGMLRKSCVLTALQLYQDKDHCTSQHQKLSLGCSLLDSLLRGGIPVVGITELAGESSAGKTQISLQLCLSVQYPYEYGGLESGAVYICTEDVFPNKRLQQLIEQQHKFRVDVPPDIIQKIKFGNSVFIEHAADLSRQQLALLCWETTDTFYNCIAKRITLLLSRGMVRLVVIDSMAALFRCEFGAKDSVMKARYLQTFGAKLHSLSSRFRTPILCINQVTDAVDERDVAQSNFGLLHKNVSPALGLTWSNQLLMRLMASRITQSEQSPGGALQHTGSVLRTLSVVFAPHLPQSFCCYAVNLEGVKGVKVKTPL, via the exons ATGACGCTGGCGAGGCGGGCGGCGCCGCCGCTCTCCTACCTGCGCTGTGGGCCGCGCCGGGCCCTCCTCAGACGACACCGGCAAGG GAAATCACCAGGCTCTGTACTCACTACAGTACTATATCAAGACATGGATTGGGACCAGTTTGACATGAATCCCAAAGTGATAGCTGCTGTTAAGAAAG CTAATATAAAATCAATAAAAGAGATTTTGAATCTTTCTGGAGCAGACTTGCAAAGGCTGACAAAACTGTCCAATATGGATGTACAGTGCTTACTGAAAACAGTCTCTGGTATGCTGAGGAAAAGCTGTGTGCTTACAG CACTTCAGCTGTACCAAGACAAAGATCACTGCACATCCCAACACCAGAAACTAAGCCTGGGTTGCTCACTACTAGATAGCTTATTAAGAGGTGGCATTCCTGTGGTGGGGATCACAGAACTTGCTGGTGAGAGCTCTGCTGGGAAGACTCAGATTAGTTTGCAGCTGTGCCTTTCTGTGCAGTATCCTTATGAATATGGAGGATTAGAATCTG gtgCTGTCTACATTTGCACAGAAGATGTTTTCCCAAATAAACGCTTGCAGCAACTGATTGAACAACAACATAAATTTAGGGTAGATGTTCCACCTGATatcatacagaaaataaaatttggaAACAGTGTTTTCATTGAGCATGCCGCAGACCTT TCCAGACAACAATTGGCCCTCCTATGTTGGGAAACAACG GACACCTTCTACAACTGCATTGCTAAAAGGATTACCTTACTGCTCTCAAGAGGCATGGTGCGTTTGGTGGTCATTGATTCTATGGCTGCTTTGTTTCGATGTGAATTTGGCGCAAAAGATTCAGTTATGAAAGCCAGATATCTGCAGACATTCGGAGCAAAACTTCACAGTTTAAGCAGTAGATTCAGAACTCCAATACTGTGCATTAATCAG GTAACGGATGCAGTGGATGAGAGAGATGTTGCTCAGAGCAATTTTGG CTTATTGCATAAGAACGTTTCTCCAGCACTTGGGCTAACCTGGTCCAACCAACTGTTGATGAGATTGATGGCCAGTCGAATAACACAATCAGAACAGTCACCTGGAGGTGCATTACAGCATACTGGAAGTGTTTTGAGGACTTTAAGCGTGGTTTTTGCTCCTCATCTCCCTCAGTCCTTTTGCTGCTATGCAGTAAATTTGGAAGGTGTGAAAGGAGTAAAAGTGAAAACTCCACTGTGA
- the XRCC3 gene encoding DNA repair protein XRCC3 isoform X2, with product MTLARRAAPPLSYLRCGPRRALLRRHRQGKSPGSVLTTVLYQDMDWDQFDMNPKVIAAVKKANIKSIKEILNLSGADLQRLTKLSNMDVQCLLKTVSGMLRKSCVLTALQLYQDKDHCTSQHQKLSLGCSLLDSLLRGGIPVVGITELAGESSAGKTQISLQLCLSVQYPYEYGGLESGAVYICTEDVFPNKRLQQLIEQQHKFRVDVPPDIIQKIKFGNSVFIEHAADLDTFYNCIAKRITLLLSRGMVRLVVIDSMAALFRCEFGAKDSVMKARYLQTFGAKLHSLSSRFRTPILCINQVTDAVDERDVAQSNFGLLHKNVSPALGLTWSNQLLMRLMASRITQSEQSPGGALQHTGSVLRTLSVVFAPHLPQSFCCYAVNLEGVKGVKVKTPL from the exons ATGACGCTGGCGAGGCGGGCGGCGCCGCCGCTCTCCTACCTGCGCTGTGGGCCGCGCCGGGCCCTCCTCAGACGACACCGGCAAGG GAAATCACCAGGCTCTGTACTCACTACAGTACTATATCAAGACATGGATTGGGACCAGTTTGACATGAATCCCAAAGTGATAGCTGCTGTTAAGAAAG CTAATATAAAATCAATAAAAGAGATTTTGAATCTTTCTGGAGCAGACTTGCAAAGGCTGACAAAACTGTCCAATATGGATGTACAGTGCTTACTGAAAACAGTCTCTGGTATGCTGAGGAAAAGCTGTGTGCTTACAG CACTTCAGCTGTACCAAGACAAAGATCACTGCACATCCCAACACCAGAAACTAAGCCTGGGTTGCTCACTACTAGATAGCTTATTAAGAGGTGGCATTCCTGTGGTGGGGATCACAGAACTTGCTGGTGAGAGCTCTGCTGGGAAGACTCAGATTAGTTTGCAGCTGTGCCTTTCTGTGCAGTATCCTTATGAATATGGAGGATTAGAATCTG gtgCTGTCTACATTTGCACAGAAGATGTTTTCCCAAATAAACGCTTGCAGCAACTGATTGAACAACAACATAAATTTAGGGTAGATGTTCCACCTGATatcatacagaaaataaaatttggaAACAGTGTTTTCATTGAGCATGCCGCAGACCTT GACACCTTCTACAACTGCATTGCTAAAAGGATTACCTTACTGCTCTCAAGAGGCATGGTGCGTTTGGTGGTCATTGATTCTATGGCTGCTTTGTTTCGATGTGAATTTGGCGCAAAAGATTCAGTTATGAAAGCCAGATATCTGCAGACATTCGGAGCAAAACTTCACAGTTTAAGCAGTAGATTCAGAACTCCAATACTGTGCATTAATCAG GTAACGGATGCAGTGGATGAGAGAGATGTTGCTCAGAGCAATTTTGG CTTATTGCATAAGAACGTTTCTCCAGCACTTGGGCTAACCTGGTCCAACCAACTGTTGATGAGATTGATGGCCAGTCGAATAACACAATCAGAACAGTCACCTGGAGGTGCATTACAGCATACTGGAAGTGTTTTGAGGACTTTAAGCGTGGTTTTTGCTCCTCATCTCCCTCAGTCCTTTTGCTGCTATGCAGTAAATTTGGAAGGTGTGAAAGGAGTAAAAGTGAAAACTCCACTGTGA
- the XRCC3 gene encoding DNA repair protein XRCC3 isoform X5: protein MDWDQFDMNPKVIAAVKKDLQRLTKLSNMDVQCLLKTVSGMLRKSCVLTALQLYQDKDHCTSQHQKLSLGCSLLDSLLRGGIPVVGITELAGESSAGKTQISLQLCLSVQYPYEYGGLESGAVYICTEDVFPNKRLQQLIEQQHKFRVDVPPDIIQKIKFGNSVFIEHAADLSRQQLALLCWETTDTFYNCIAKRITLLLSRGMVRLVVIDSMAALFRCEFGAKDSVMKARYLQTFGAKLHSLSSRFRTPILCINQVTDAVDERDVAQSNFGLLHKNVSPALGLTWSNQLLMRLMASRITQSEQSPGGALQHTGSVLRTLSVVFAPHLPQSFCCYAVNLEGVKGVKVKTPL from the exons ATGGATTGGGACCAGTTTGACATGAATCCCAAAGTGATAGCTGCTGTTAAGAAAG ACTTGCAAAGGCTGACAAAACTGTCCAATATGGATGTACAGTGCTTACTGAAAACAGTCTCTGGTATGCTGAGGAAAAGCTGTGTGCTTACAG CACTTCAGCTGTACCAAGACAAAGATCACTGCACATCCCAACACCAGAAACTAAGCCTGGGTTGCTCACTACTAGATAGCTTATTAAGAGGTGGCATTCCTGTGGTGGGGATCACAGAACTTGCTGGTGAGAGCTCTGCTGGGAAGACTCAGATTAGTTTGCAGCTGTGCCTTTCTGTGCAGTATCCTTATGAATATGGAGGATTAGAATCTG gtgCTGTCTACATTTGCACAGAAGATGTTTTCCCAAATAAACGCTTGCAGCAACTGATTGAACAACAACATAAATTTAGGGTAGATGTTCCACCTGATatcatacagaaaataaaatttggaAACAGTGTTTTCATTGAGCATGCCGCAGACCTT TCCAGACAACAATTGGCCCTCCTATGTTGGGAAACAACG GACACCTTCTACAACTGCATTGCTAAAAGGATTACCTTACTGCTCTCAAGAGGCATGGTGCGTTTGGTGGTCATTGATTCTATGGCTGCTTTGTTTCGATGTGAATTTGGCGCAAAAGATTCAGTTATGAAAGCCAGATATCTGCAGACATTCGGAGCAAAACTTCACAGTTTAAGCAGTAGATTCAGAACTCCAATACTGTGCATTAATCAG GTAACGGATGCAGTGGATGAGAGAGATGTTGCTCAGAGCAATTTTGG CTTATTGCATAAGAACGTTTCTCCAGCACTTGGGCTAACCTGGTCCAACCAACTGTTGATGAGATTGATGGCCAGTCGAATAACACAATCAGAACAGTCACCTGGAGGTGCATTACAGCATACTGGAAGTGTTTTGAGGACTTTAAGCGTGGTTTTTGCTCCTCATCTCCCTCAGTCCTTTTGCTGCTATGCAGTAAATTTGGAAGGTGTGAAAGGAGTAAAAGTGAAAACTCCACTGTGA
- the XRCC3 gene encoding DNA repair protein XRCC3 isoform X3 — MTLARRAAPPLSYLRCGPRRALLRRHRQGKSPGSVLTTVLYQDMDWDQFDMNPKVIAAVKKDLQRLTKLSNMDVQCLLKTVSGMLRKSCVLTALQLYQDKDHCTSQHQKLSLGCSLLDSLLRGGIPVVGITELAGESSAGKTQISLQLCLSVQYPYEYGGLESGAVYICTEDVFPNKRLQQLIEQQHKFRVDVPPDIIQKIKFGNSVFIEHAADLSRQQLALLCWETTDTFYNCIAKRITLLLSRGMVRLVVIDSMAALFRCEFGAKDSVMKARYLQTFGAKLHSLSSRFRTPILCINQVTDAVDERDVAQSNFGLLHKNVSPALGLTWSNQLLMRLMASRITQSEQSPGGALQHTGSVLRTLSVVFAPHLPQSFCCYAVNLEGVKGVKVKTPL; from the exons ATGACGCTGGCGAGGCGGGCGGCGCCGCCGCTCTCCTACCTGCGCTGTGGGCCGCGCCGGGCCCTCCTCAGACGACACCGGCAAGG GAAATCACCAGGCTCTGTACTCACTACAGTACTATATCAAGACATGGATTGGGACCAGTTTGACATGAATCCCAAAGTGATAGCTGCTGTTAAGAAAG ACTTGCAAAGGCTGACAAAACTGTCCAATATGGATGTACAGTGCTTACTGAAAACAGTCTCTGGTATGCTGAGGAAAAGCTGTGTGCTTACAG CACTTCAGCTGTACCAAGACAAAGATCACTGCACATCCCAACACCAGAAACTAAGCCTGGGTTGCTCACTACTAGATAGCTTATTAAGAGGTGGCATTCCTGTGGTGGGGATCACAGAACTTGCTGGTGAGAGCTCTGCTGGGAAGACTCAGATTAGTTTGCAGCTGTGCCTTTCTGTGCAGTATCCTTATGAATATGGAGGATTAGAATCTG gtgCTGTCTACATTTGCACAGAAGATGTTTTCCCAAATAAACGCTTGCAGCAACTGATTGAACAACAACATAAATTTAGGGTAGATGTTCCACCTGATatcatacagaaaataaaatttggaAACAGTGTTTTCATTGAGCATGCCGCAGACCTT TCCAGACAACAATTGGCCCTCCTATGTTGGGAAACAACG GACACCTTCTACAACTGCATTGCTAAAAGGATTACCTTACTGCTCTCAAGAGGCATGGTGCGTTTGGTGGTCATTGATTCTATGGCTGCTTTGTTTCGATGTGAATTTGGCGCAAAAGATTCAGTTATGAAAGCCAGATATCTGCAGACATTCGGAGCAAAACTTCACAGTTTAAGCAGTAGATTCAGAACTCCAATACTGTGCATTAATCAG GTAACGGATGCAGTGGATGAGAGAGATGTTGCTCAGAGCAATTTTGG CTTATTGCATAAGAACGTTTCTCCAGCACTTGGGCTAACCTGGTCCAACCAACTGTTGATGAGATTGATGGCCAGTCGAATAACACAATCAGAACAGTCACCTGGAGGTGCATTACAGCATACTGGAAGTGTTTTGAGGACTTTAAGCGTGGTTTTTGCTCCTCATCTCCCTCAGTCCTTTTGCTGCTATGCAGTAAATTTGGAAGGTGTGAAAGGAGTAAAAGTGAAAACTCCACTGTGA